CACCTGCCGCGCTTCAACCGCGCCCTCTTTCACGACGAAAACGATTTCCACAAACCCGTCTTTATCCGGCGTAAATTGCGGCTCCGAGGATTCGTTTGCAATGGCTTCTCCGCTTTTGCCCTCGGCGGGTTTCTTTTGCAATTGATCCATCGTGCGCACGGTCACGCATTGAATCGGAACGGCCAGCGTGCTATCGCGCGTTTCGGTAACAATGTCGCTGCTCGCCGTCATGCCCGGCCGGAGATCGGCGGTCGAGCGCTGCTGCGTGATCTCGAGGTTTTGGGCAACGCCGTTCGCCGCCTGTCCCAGCGTCGTGCCGGTGATCGCCACTTTCACTTCGAATTCGGTTTGTTGATCCGCGGTGCCCGAGCCTGTGACTTTGGCGGTGTTGGCTATCTCAGAAACATAACCCCGGAAAATGGTGTTGGGCAAAGCATCGACTTCGATATTCGCCGTATCGCCCAGCGAAATTGCAACCACGTCATTTTCGTCAACCTCGACCAGCGCTTCCATGCCCACGAGATCGGAGACCACCAAAATGACGTCTTCCTGAAATTGCGATCCCAAAGCGATCTCGCCGACTTCCTTGTTCAACTGGCTGATGGTGCCGGCCATGGGCGCATAGATTCTGGTTTTGGAAAGATCGTCGTTGGCCTGCTTGAGCAGGGCGCGGCTTTGTTCGACGCTGCTGCTCGCCGATTCGAAACGCGCCTTTTCAACCTGATAGGTTGCCGCGGCGGCATCGTAAGCAGCGGAAGATTCAAGTTGTTTCTCGTGAAGTTCCTTGGTGCGTTGATAATCCTTCTCCGCTTTGAGCATGCTTTCCCGCGCCAGCTTTGCGTCGGACTCTGCCGAGCGCAAACTGGCTTCGGCGCGCTCGACGGCGGCGATGTAGCGTTCGCGGTCAAGCTCGAGCAGGAAGTCGCCCTTTTCCACCCAGGCGCCTTCACTCACCGCCAGCTTGGTGATTTTCGCGCTGACGTCGGCGCTGATTTTGACCTGGATGTGAGGCTGAACCTTACCGGTCGCCGTCACCGTCTCCACCACCCGTTGGCGTTTGACCGGCGCGGTTTGCACCTCGATTTCTTGCTTGCCGTTCTTTTTCATCACGGCAGTTCCCACCAAGGCGGCAACTGCGACAACCAGTCCGGAACCGATCAATAGCTTTTTCTTTTTTGACATTTTCTCCGCTCTCCGCTGAAGGTTGGTTTGATATTCGAAAACTAACTGAAGCGCGAATGTGAGGTGGCAGACGCGATTCCTGCCTCTGCTATCGCGAGATTATATCATTTTGAAAGATTTTGTGGCAATCCTGCACTGTAACGCGTTTCACAAAATTCTTCTCATAAGGTAGGCATACGCCTGCACAAGACGGCAAATAAACAGAAATGTTTCATGATAAATAACGAGATGCAGACATTCGCTGTTTTGTATCCGCAAATCTCTGCCCGAGCACTGGTATTTTTGCAAGAATTGGAATCACGAATAGGAAATGAATCATTCTTCGGACGGCTTAGGAAAGCGAGAGGAGAAAAACATTTTTCTCAAGCCAACAACTCGAAGAGTCCTGTGATAGATTTTAGAATTGAAACGTTGCACCAAAAATCTGTGCCCCCCAGTTTTAGAAAACGCCTGGAGCATGGTGTTTTTGCACCGCGTTGTACGGCGCCGTGCTTTTTCACTGTACCTGTCAGAACATTCTCGCGCTGTGCAATTTTTGTTTTTTGCTTTAAGTTAATGATTTTATTCGTGACTTGGCGTTGGCATAACCGTTGCTTAAAACGGGTTGTGTACGCAACGAGATTGCGCGAGCATCACAAACAAACGCTTCGAAGCTTGTGTTAAAAATGATCTCTCACCCAACTCGTGAACCGTCAAACAACATTATCTGAACCCTAATTTTCAGGAGAACCCATGAAGTCAAAGAGATTTGCACATCTGCTATTGCCGGCGCTGGCTGCTCTGGCGTTGGTTGCCTGCCAGAATGATGATCCGGTGTCCTCGAATGATAGCCTCAACGCCACCGAAGATGCCGCGGAATCAATCGCCAGCGCGGTGGGCGCAGACAATGGCGGCGCGACCGATCAACTGAGTGACGTTATTGAACTGGCCGGCGCCAGCGGCCTGCAAAAGCCTGCAGAGGTTTTGCTCGGCAAATACAGTGAACCGAACACGATTGCCAGCATCGACACAAGCTATGATCCCGCCACCGGCACGTGGACGCTGCGGCTGGAACGCGAACGCGGCAACCCCAACGGCATTCCCTACGCCGAGATCAGCCGCACGTATACCTATCAATTCTTGAACAAGAACGGCCAGCCGCAAAAGTATTGGAAGGTCGGCGCAGACACGGCCTACACTATCAAGTTCAATATCGTCGAAGGCACAGGCACACATCGCACGCGGCGCTTGTCGCAGCAATTGACCGGATTGAGCGGCAGCTTTACCGCGACCGGCGTGAATACCCGCCTTGTGACCATCAATGGCACGTATTTTCGCTCGGCGGTTGACACCGTCACGACGCGCAATGCCGTGCGCACACTCGATCATGCTTTGAATTTGACCTTTACAAATGTGCAAGGCCCGCGCGGAAGCCGGCTCGAACTCTCGCGCAAAATCAGCGGCACTGTGAGCGGCACGTACACGGCGAAGGTGACATTCCAGCGCGGCGAATCTTACGGCGAGACTACGATCAATCGCAGTTTCACCATCAATCTTGGCGGCGGGAATGCGACCCTCAATATTTCCGGAAAGAATTTTGAAGCAGACTTGACCAGCGGCGAGTTGAAATAGTTTGCCAGGATGGCCGCGCCTGAAGCGCGTTTAACGAGTGAACCTTCCTCCCATAAATCCGGGGTTGCACGCGAGTGTGACTCCGGATTTTTGTTTGATGTCGTCTTGCCGATCTCAAAAAAAGCGCTAAATTATCCTGCCCCGCCGAACGCGGCAAGCAACAAACGCAATTCCACATTTCACTAATTTACGAGGAGTAAGGTTTATGCGGAAAACACTGGCTCTGGTTTTGTTGGCGCTTGTTTGCAGCGGCTGTTATACCATGAAGGCCGTTGCACCGGTAGGCACGCCAATGACGGCGCTGGCTGAAACCGATAACGCCGCCTTCAAAAAGAATGTGCGCGTCTGGTACGCCCTCTGGGGCTGGGTACCGATTTCCAATAATTCCGCGGCGCAAACGATTCAGGAGAATAACTTGAAAAACGTGCGCATCACCACCAAGCACCGGTTTATTGACGGCCTGATCGGCGCCTTCACCGGCATTGTGAGCATTGTGCCGGCAACAATGGTTATTGAAGGAAACCAGTGAGAGCAAATGGCAAGGGGCAGAGGGCAATTCTCAAGAGACATACTTTTTGCCCTCTTCCCCTTCGTCTTTAGCCAACCGTGAGGACTTGGTCGACCACGCCCTTCACTGAAAACAGCGCGGCGTAATCAAAACGAAAAGTTTTGTGGCGGTAATCGCCGTTGGGCAATTGGACGTAATGCTGTTGATAAAAATCGCGCCGGGTGCTGAGATCGTGCAGCGCCGCTGCCAGGGCATCGACGTCGTCCTTGGTGTTGTACACGCCAAAGCTGGCGCGCACCATGCCTTTGTGCAGATCCGCCAAATACTGCAATTCTTCGTCGGAAAGTTCGAGCGCTTCTTCCGCCAGGCTCTGCGTCACCATCTCGCGCACGTAAGGATGCGCGCAGAAGCATTCGTTGCGCACGGAAATATTAAAATAATCATTCAACACCGCGGCGGTAAACGCGTGATGCAACCGCTTAATGTTGAATGAAATCGCGCCGGTGCGCTGGCAGTGCGCAACATCGGTTTCGCCGTAGATCAGAATATCCGGCACACTGCTCAGTTTTTTCAGCGCATAATTGATCAACTCCGTTTCTTCTTCGGCAATATAATCCATTCCCACTTTCTGCAAGGCATACAGCGCCGCGGCCAGACCGATGGCGCCGTTGATGTTGGGTGTGCCCGCTTCCTCGCGATGCGGAAAATGCGGGGTTACGGTGTAGCGATTCACATAAACCGTATCGACCATGCCGCCGCCCACTTCATCCGGTTCAAGATTGCTAAAAATTTCTTTACGCGCGACCACCACGCCGGGCGAGCCGGGCGCGTAAATTTTGTGGCCGGAGAAAACCAGCACATCGAGATCGCGCCACGCATTCGCATGCCCGCTCATCTGAATCGGCACATGCGCCGCCATTTGTGCGGCATCCACGACGATCAATGCGCCGAAGCGGTGCGCCAATTCCGCCGCCTCGTGAATCGGGTTGATGATGCCGGTGACGTTCGACACGCCGGTCAGCGCAATGTAATTCACTCG
Above is a genomic segment from Cytophagia bacterium CHB2 containing:
- a CDS encoding efflux RND transporter periplasmic adaptor subunit, producing the protein MSKKKKLLIGSGLVVAVAALVGTAVMKKNGKQEIEVQTAPVKRQRVVETVTATGKVQPHIQVKISADVSAKITKLAVSEGAWVEKGDFLLELDRERYIAAVERAEASLRSAESDAKLARESMLKAEKDYQRTKELHEKQLESSAAYDAAAATYQVEKARFESASSSVEQSRALLKQANDDLSKTRIYAPMAGTISQLNKEVGEIALGSQFQEDVILVVSDLVGMEALVEVDENDVVAISLGDTANIEVDALPNTIFRGYVSEIANTAKVTGSGTADQQTEFEVKVAITGTTLGQAANGVAQNLEITQQRSTADLRPGMTASSDIVTETRDSTLAVPIQCVTVRTMDQLQKKPAEGKSGEAIANESSEPQFTPDKDGFVEIVFVVKEGAVEARQVKTGIQSNTHIEILTGLAEGDEIVTGSYRAISKDLQHGAKVMVKNAEKKNQT
- a CDS encoding aminotransferase class V-fold PLP-dependent enzyme; translation: MANSNQAQTRAVLFEKLRSGVVGLEVHYKLATGETTRRIYLDSTASTLRLQVVQEVLDKFQPFYSNTHSVLHFGAKLSTHEYEWAHQMVLDFVHADAGTFTAFFVGSGTTGGINRVARTLHAKRPERDVVITSIMEHHSNDLPHRKHFREVVHVPARMAARSLGCIDLKRIEEALHEYKDRVNYIALTGVSNVTGIINPIHEAAELAHRFGALIVVDAAQMAAHVPIQMSGHANAWRDLDVLVFSGHKIYAPGSPGVVVARKEIFSNLEPDEVGGGMVDTVYVNRYTVTPHFPHREEAGTPNINGAIGLAAALYALQKVGMDYIAEEETELINYALKKLSSVPDILIYGETDVAHCQRTGAISFNIKRLHHAFTAAVLNDYFNISVRNECFCAHPYVREMVTQSLAEEALELSDEELQYLADLHKGMVRASFGVYNTKDDVDALAAALHDLSTRRDFYQQHYVQLPNGDYRHKTFRFDYAALFSVKGVVDQVLTVG